Genomic window (Pyrus communis chromosome 13, drPyrComm1.1, whole genome shotgun sequence):
CTACACATCTGTATATAGTCTCCTTGTGAATGTGATTGTTAACCCTTAAGGAAGTTGTGTTGGCTTTTTGCAATTGAATTATGAATGCAATTTCACTTCGGTAAAAAGTTATTTTTGTATGTATCAAACAGTAAGTTACAATAACATATATGCTGACAGATgatttgataaataaaaaatggtaaTGCTTAGAAGTTGGATTTTCAAACTAGTGCAAAAACTTATCAACCTATTTCTTAATCAGTATAGGAATGTAATGATAGGAAATATTAAGCAGTTTGAAATACAAATTCTTATCATATTGTGATGGTCAAAAAGGGAGTCTTTGGAATCATTATTGTGGTTTATGATCAATTTTAATAAGAATTCTTTTCTCTATTGCTCGCCGCACTCTCTTATGTACATTTGATCACAACAAGAAAATGGTATGGGagaatgatatatatgtgtGGATGTGATTGGGTTTATCGTTGGATTTGAACCACGTTGTTATCGAATTTGATTCCATGGAGTCCATATCTTGCCTGCGGGGAAAGATATCAAATGGCAGATGAGAGGCTTTTCCAACTTTAGCGAGGTGCAAGAAAGTCGGGGAATCCTTTCATGGCTGTCGCCGGTCTTGGGTTCCAAGGTCAGCCAATATGATGGCTGACCTCTTGGCTTACCTTGCCCGCCTTAATTTTGTACTGGTTGTGCAAGGGGGGACGCTCAAAGCTTTGCTTGCAGCGTCGGGTTTCTTCTATCCCCTTGTACttcctggttttttttttttgggttttttgccTCACTGTGGACCCTCGTTGTAATCGTTGGCATCTCTTGCCCTGGttataaatattttcaattcaccaaaaaaataaaaaataatcaactaGCTTAGCCTAGCTAGCTAATTGCACAAATGATAAAACTTTGTGAGCAGGAAAAAGCACCCAAATGATAGACCCATATCTCTCCTTTTGCGATTACTCTTATTAGATGCTCCACCTTTctttttgagttttcattcaaatttctgATTATGGGCTGTCATTCTGAACTTGAAAATGAGGAATCTCAGGTGCTTGGTAATAAAAAGTTCATGCTTTTCTGTAAAGAAACATTGAAGATGCCAAGCTTGACGAGGGTTATAACTTGGGAAAAATATCATTATTATgacttgtatatatatatatagaggtatgtatataattatatatataaatgtatgtatatatttgtatgtGCCCCTTTATGACCAAGTTAAGCATCCTGATTAAGCATCTCTCTATCTGTtgctagttaattaattaattaattaattaattaaaggacaTCAATGCCATGTAGGCCTAataatttctgacacgacctgttaatcTGACATGaaacgacacgaaattaacaggttatCGGGTTGACACGATAACAAATCAGGTCGTTATCGAGTAACCCAATAAGCACCTAATAAGATAAAGAGTTGGTCTATACACATGGATAACctgatacacgataagcaaaatattaatttaaatttttatatccCTAAAAATgcaataataattatatatataatcatatatataattatataatatatatatatatgttaaattaaatttaaaaaatgaggtaatatatttttatatagtatagtattattgttttatttattttcataattattttggtaacttctcataatttgaatagtttataatatttgatttttctatacttagtttatgcggaagagagttctgatgtgaaaaaccttactgaaaatatcatcaacataactcttgaaggaAATAGATaaagccaaagttccaatacaatttctccatgatgatcgatgaaaattgaagaattttataacaggaataacatgcaagttttgaatttcaTTGACAAGGTTTTAACTtctgagaaaggcttcacaaccttgaaaataaaaactcattcatttgcatatccttgcataTTAGATATCTTGtagtagactagtagtgtattggtgcttttttattaggctcttatctTGGAGTTTAGAGTACTTAACAACAAATGtggttttatgttttgaagtaatatttatgtggcaatgtggtatgtacaaatttaagaaatttttttttttctcaacgcTTTATAAAGGGTCGGGTTATTTTAcctgttgggtaaagtgacccgacctgttaaggatcCCTTAAGATAatgggtgtgacacgacacgattTGTTAAGATAACAgatgttacacgaaaacgacaagAAACACGGCAAGTGTACTTTGCAACCAGCTGCTTGACGCATGTGTACTTTGCTACAGAGCTACGAAGCAAGCAGCTGCTTGACGCATGTGTGCTTTGCTTTACATGTGTCGCGATCAAGTTATGTAATATGAACATCATATGTATAAAGATGTATAATGGATTTTGGAATTAATGTATGCATATTATGCCTGGAAGGTTCAAAGGAAAAAGGATCTATTTCTTTGATTATGTTGCATAATTTTAAGGTGATACAGCTTCATGTTCGTGATGAGCTGACTGTATTCCAAATGCAGATTCAGTTCGGcctttgttttcagttttttatcatatagtttGTACTACTTTCCAATCGTAATAGTTTGACTACTATCGTCCTCACTACAACTATATGATCTTCACTTTTTTCAAACTAAGTTCAAAATCATCACAACCACAATCATAATAATATCCGGAACAATTTCTTGTTATACAATTTTGCAAGTTATTTAAGTTGTTTGATTAATTATCAATTGTTGAACATATTATTTAGATATGAGTCAAGTAAATTTATAATTCATATTCACAATTATATAGCATGTCAATTTATCGgataaaaaacattattcaaaATGTATGTATCTACATATAATACATATTTTACAAGAGTTGTTACCACATAAGAAGGGAGGTTCTACCTATACTGGAAGTTATTTGCCACTGGCTGGGGCAGTGGCTAATGATTTGACAACACTAAAAAGGGTTGAAACATAAGTTTATGTTGTAAACAGTGGTTATGTTTGCCCACATGTATACAGTAAAGATTCATATGCTAAATAGTGAAGTTTTTGTAAGTTTTCAAAGTAGttactctataaatagagcactatGAGTGTTCAAAAGATATGATACAAAAGCAATAAGAGAAGAAAGATAAGTTAGAATATTTTCAGTatcctcttttctctctctaatctgCAATCATTTTCTGTAATATTTTGCAACAGACTCGCTCCTATCCCTAGCAAAGGTTATTTCTTTAACTTTTgtctatttataacacgttatcagcacgactctCTAACCCTAAAACattttctcatttctcttcgccgaaagaaaaaaaaaatgtttccgctaaggtttttactgttcttcttcttcctctgcctcaatTGCTGGATATACCCTCGTAAAGAACTGTTTGCACCATGTTTACTTCtagttctcaacctaacagttacttatatctttgatttcttattTGGTGTAACTCTTGACTACTAACCCAATGTTTATTTATGCAATCCAAAATGGCgcggtatcatcgcctatcttggactacagatttaattttattgcaaattttaggtggagcgatataatcgcccaccctatcctgcatatttaaattttcctgctatttaattttattgcaatttgAGGTGGTGTGGAGTAATCACCCACCCtgctctgcatatttaattttattgcaattttaggtggtgtggAATAATCACCCACCCTGttctgcatatttaaattttatcgcaattttaggtggtgcgatATAATCGTCCACCCTactctgcatatttaaattttcctgctgTTTAAAGTGGTGCAGAATAATCGCTCATCCTATATTTGTTTAgatgagaatggtgcggtacaatcacCCTTCTCATTAATCATGTATATCTTGAGCTTGAAGTTTCGAGtacttatcattttggcctgaatatcaaaatttgtaagaaccagaagttctaacaaTATATTCCTccagaatacatattattgcaagttcttacacacctcatttttctttcagaaaagaaaatgacgaacttggcaaatcttgattttgttgccctgGATATTACTGGAAAGAACTACCTTACCTAGGTAATGGATGccaagatccatctggaggCAGGAAATCTTGGGGAAATCATCAAGGAGGATACTAGTGTATCCTTTCAAGATCGGGCGAaggccatgatctttatccATCGCCACCTTGATGAGGGATTGAAGAACGAGTACCTCACAGTTGAAAATCCATTAACCCTCTGGAAGGCACTGAAAAATAGATATAATCACTAGAAAACAACAATTCTTCCAAGGGCTCGTTATGAGTGGGCTCATCTAAGGATCCAGTATTTCAAGACGATGGCTGAATACAATTGAGCAATGTTCAGAATTAGTCCCAGTTGAAGCTTTGTGAAGAAACAATAactgaggaagatatgctggaaaatactttcagcacatttcatgccttcaacgtgctcctgcagcagcagtatagagAAATAGGCTTTACTgagtacaaccagctgatatctgtACTATTTGTAGACGAGCAAAAGAATGATCttctgatgaagaatcatcagtcCTGGcctactggatctgcaccattcccagaagtgaatgctgcttccctTGAAGGGAATACCACATCCTCTCGTGGCAATAATTACAAACGAGGACATGGCCACAAGCGAGGACAGTGGAATAGGAAAGGCAAAAACCATGGTGTCCATTTTCACAACCAAGTTCCAAGGCATAATACAGGTCCGAGTTTTAAGAATGCAAATCGCCAGAAAGGCCAAGCTCATATGAACACTCCTAGAAATCCTGAAGGAGTTTGCtataggtgtggtggcaatgggcattAGGCGTATACctgtcgtaccccaaaacatctggtggatctatatcaatcctccctcaaggagaagggtgttgaGACCAATTTCCTCGACCAGGCTCAACCAATGGAAATACCTGATCTAGTGTCCAATTTATCACGAcagttgaacacaacccacctGGATGTTTCAAACTTTATTATTGAAAGAGGAAATGAAGTTTATGGGTCCGATTGAGTCATTTATGTTTAATGTACTCTTGTTATTTGTACTTGTGGTTTAATGCTCgcattttcaattcaataaaagttgTATGCCAGTATGAATAAACTGCTTTTTAACTGTAATTTCTTTACTCAGAGAACATGGTTAAAAATTATGGTTATTCTTAAAACAAGAGCAATGGGCGAGATTTTTATCTTGCAGACTACGCAACCACGCATTcaatacttcgagatcgaaagtatttctcgaACTTGGTACTTGCAAAAGTAAatgtaacaacaatatcagggcaATCAAATATAATTGAAGGCTCAGGAaaagcccagattatgttaccaaatggaacaatattgttcaTACAGAATGTGTTGTACGCTACTCAATccactcgaaatttgttgagttttaaagacatatgtctaaatggataccacattgaaaggaaaagtgcagaaaatgcgGAATATTTATGCATTACCTCtaatgatacccagaagcgtatattggagaagttgcatggtttatcaagtggattgtattatacatacataaagataATTGAGGTACATgctgtcatgaaccagaagttcatagattcaaaagtttacgagctttggcatgaccgtctgggtcatccaggatctaccatgatgcgtaggatcattGCCAACTCTGATGGACGTCCATTATTGAGCAGACACATTACTACCTTAAATGATATCCCTTacaaggcttgttctcaagggaagttggtaactagaccatcacaactaaaggttgatgttgaatccccatcatttttgcACAGAATTCCAAGGGATATctgtgggcctattcaaccaccttgtggaccatttcgatattttatggttctggttgatgcatctacccgatggtcacatgtttgcctaTTGTCTACTCGaaatgtagcttttgcgagacttcttgctcaaatAATAAAGTTGCGAGTACAGTTCCCAGATCATCCTATTAAGTAAATCCGACTTGAtaacgctggtgaatttacgtttcaaacctttgatgattactgtATGGCactgggcattgatgttgaacaccctgttcctcattttcatactcaaaatggtttagcagaggCATTTATCAAGTGGCTTCAATTAATAACCCGCACTCTACTCATGAAAACGAAATTGCCAGTTTCTGCATGAGGATATGCCATCTTACATACTGCATCATTAATTAGATTGAGACCCATAGCCAACCACCAATATTCATCAATACAACTCATGTTTGGACATCAACCAAATATTTCACAtctacgagtttttggttgtgctatttatgtgcctattgcaccgcCACAATGtactaaaatgggacctcagcgtagactgagaatttatgtgggttttgattcaccatctatcattagatatttggaacccttaacaggtgatatgtttacaatcgttttgctgattgtcattttgatgagacagttttcccatcgttagggggagaaaagatcGCTCCAGAAGAACGGcaagagctgacatgggttgttcccacgttgtctcattttgatctgcgaagcattcaatgtgaaaatgaagtgaaaatgatcgttcctcttcaaagtattgctaatcaaatgtcaaatgcatttaatgatgcttcGAAAGTGACAAAGtcacatataccagctacacatgcacctgcaagaattaatgtccctgttagacaaaataaagtggaAGCGAATGATTCATCTAGTGCACGcttgaagcgtggtagaccctcaggttcaaaagattcagccctTCGAAAGAGAAGGATGAGGGCACAGTTGAAACCAAATGCAATcattcaagaaaagaaaatgaatgataaatCCACAATTCCTAATTCTGtacttccagaaaaagaaaatgtccttgatgagacatatgtccctgaagagacagaagtacgtgaaagcaaagaaatatccataaattatgcatgtattaatgaattgtgggatcgaaatgaaataatcatcgacgaCATGTTTGCATTTGCAATAGCCACTGAAATTATATTAAGCGATGACATTGAGCCCCGCTCTGTTGAAGAATGCAAACAAAGACAAGATtagcctaagtggaaagatgcaatccaggcattaaattccttggaaaggcgaaatgtttttggaccaatagtccaaaccccgcctagtgtaaaccatgtgggttacaaatgggtattcaaaGGAAACGCAACgagaaaaacgagattgcaagatataaagcacgactcgttgcacaaggtttttcacaaaaacctggaattgattatgaagatacatactctcctgtaatggacgcaattacgttccgttacttaataagtttggtggtttcagaaaaacttgacatgcgacttatggatgtgAGAATTACATACTGAgatatatatgaaagtcccagaaggacttaagttgcctgaagcaactaacaaaccacgaggtatgttctcaatcaaattaaggcgatcattatATAGactgaaacaatctggacgaatgtggtataatcgtctcagtgagtatttgattaaAGAAGGATATACCGACGATGTCATCTGctcttgtgtgttcattaagaaatcaaatactggatttgctatagtggcaatatatgtcgatgatataaAACTCATTGGAAcccctgaagagctcaataaaactgctgaatatctgaaaagcgaatttgaaataaaagaccttgggaaaacaaaatattgtctcggcctgcagatcgagcattgtgttaatggaattttggtccatcaatcaacttacattgaaaaaatactGAAGTgatttggcatggacaaggcttatccacttaGCACCTcaatggtcgttcgttctttggacattaagaaagatccattccgtccaaatgaagatgatgaactggtccttGGTCTAGAAGTATCATATTtgagtgcaataggtgctttattgtatttagcacaatgcactagaccagatatagctttttcagtcaacttgttagcaaggtatagctctgctccaacaattcgtcattggaagggaatcaaagatgtattgcgataccttcgtggaACAATagacatgggtctcttctactcagagaaatccacaaatgaccagatTCTTGTTtgatatgcagatgctggtttcCTCTCTGATCTGCACAAAGCCTGCTCACAAAATGGATATGTGTTTTGTCTAATGGAGATATTGCAATTTCATGGCgatcaacaaagcaaacattagttgctacatcttccaaTCACTAAAAAATaattgctttacatgaagcaggtcgtgaatgttcttggttaagatcaatgatccatcacatccggaattcatgtggtTTACCTTCAAAGACAGACAATCCAgctgtcatccatgaagataatgcaacctgtgttgcccaaatgaaggaaggatttATCAAGGGCGATaaaactaaacacatatctccaagatttttcagtgcacatgagcttcagaaggccaAAGTGATCGAGGTCAAACAAATCCGTTCCAATGAAAATTTGGCaaacttgttcaccaaatctctaccaaagtccACATTTCAAAAGTTAGTGCAGGGAATCAGATTACGTCGGCTTACAAATTTGaagaatgcggaatcagggggagcatccataATACATgtatgttgtactctttttccttcgattaggatttttcccactgggtttttcctatcaaggttttaacgaggcaacatgaGCATGCTTAACACCATATCAACAATCCAGgtaaaagttgtactctttttccttcgctatggtttttttcCCACagggtttttccaagcaaggttttaacgaggcaactgatgttgatatgtgggcatccaagggggagtgttgtaaacagTGGGTATGTTTGCCCACATGTATACAATAAAGATTCATATGCTAAATAGTGAAGTGTTTGTAAGTTTTCAAAGTAGTTaatctataaatagagcactacGAGTGTTCAAAAGATATGACACAAAAtcaataagaaaagaaagataagtTAGAATATTTTCAGTatcctcttttctctctctaatctgCAATCATTTTGTGTAATATTTTGCAACAGACTCGCTCCTATCCCTAACAaaagttatttttttaacttttacctatttataaccGTTTATATATTCATTACTAGCCTAGAAAATTCTTTGACCGGCCGTTTGATTGGAAGATGAAAGTC
Coding sequences:
- the LOC137712236 gene encoding uncharacterized protein; the protein is MDAKIHLEAGNLGEIIKEDTSVSFQDRAKAMIFIHRHLDEGLKNEYLTVENPLTLWKQQYREIGFTEYNQLISVLFVDEQKNDLLMKNHQSWPTGSAPFPEVNAASLEGNTTSSRGNNYKRGHGHKRGQWNRKGKNHGVHFHNQVPRHNTGPSFKNANRQKGQAHMNTPRNPEGVCYRCGGNGH